DNA sequence from the Spirochaeta cellobiosiphila DSM 17781 genome:
CTCTTTGACAGCATTCTCACCTTCTTCTGCAGCTAACTCATCATAATCAGGGTGATTAGGATCTGTGGGAAATAGATTTCGAAAAGGTTCATGATCATATACAGTACAAATGACTTTTCCTTCATATTCAAATCTATATCCCAGACATAAAATAGGATGGTTAAGATATTTTGTTTTTAAAGTGATACCATCACCTAAATCTTTTTCACATTCTTTTAAAGGGTGGTATTTAATATCTGCTGATAATTCAGAATGTTTTACAGGAAAATATCGATATCGTAATTGCCCCCCAATTATAGTATCTAGTGAATCATCTTCATAAGTCACAGGTCCATAAATGTCGATCTGTGTTCCTGGAACAAAAATGGGAGTGAAAAAAGGGAATCCCATAATGTGATCCCAATGGGTATGTGTAATAAAAATTTCTGTTTTTATTGGTCCTTTTGGAAGATCTCTTTTGAGTATGTCTCCAGCTAACTCTCTAATACCAGATCCTGCATCAATTATGATTAATCTATCATTCTTGCCAAATCTTAGCTCAAGACAAAGAGTGTTTCCACCATAATTAACTGTGGAGGGTCCTGGTACTGGTATTGATCCTCTAACTCCCCACAATTTCAATTTCATAAATAAAAACTCCTAGCTAATAAGTTTTAAGAATATTTGGGCTTTTTCAATTTCCTGTTCAACAATATCGTCCATGTCTTCCAGATGATTCCAAGTTAGACCTAAATGAGTATATATCACATCAGATGGTTTTTCTGGATACCGATTTCCCGAGAAACCTATTTCCATAATATTAGCGAAATAATTAGATAAAACAACTGTATAGAGTATATCTTTGTTATTACCTGAGTAGTTTGAGTAAGAATGATGGTTTTTTATAACATCAACAATAGCATCAGATAATCGCCAATTTTGAGCTACCATAACTCCAATTGTCTGGTGATTAAGATTGAGAACCTCTTCCTCTGCATCATGTAAGCTTACATTGTTTCTATCTGAATAGCTAAGGGTCATAATATATTCAGTTGCTGCTTTATTGTTTAAAGGAATCTTACCAATGTCATGAAGTAATCCTGATATAAAATATTCTTCTAGCTTTTTCTTATCGATTCCGCGTTTTTTTGCTATTAATTTGGCTGTTACACCTACAGTTAGAGAGTGTCTCCAGAAACCTTCCATATTTATCGCTTGATTAGAATTGCGGCCTGATATGGTTCCTAAGATAGCTGTACTTAATGCTAAATTTTTTACAGTATTAATACCAAGCATAATAATTGCTCTAACTAAGCTTGTAATCTCCTGATTCAAACCATAATAGGCTGAATTAATAAGT
Encoded proteins:
- a CDS encoding MBL fold metallo-hydrolase, coding for MKLKLWGVRGSIPVPGPSTVNYGGNTLCLELRFGKNDRLIIIDAGSGIRELAGDILKRDLPKGPIKTEIFITHTHWDHIMGFPFFTPIFVPGTQIDIYGPVTYEDDSLDTIIGGQLRYRYFPVKHSELSADIKYHPLKECEKDLGDGITLKTKYLNHPILCLGYRFEYEGKVICTVYDHEPFRNLFPTDPNHPDYDELAAEEGENAVKEENQKIRDFYKDADILIHDSQYTNKELLDSKLGWGHSSYEYAINSAHKSGVKKLVLIHHDPLRSDKELDELEQKYKKKIANKTKMEIVFAKEQMEFVL
- a CDS encoding HDOD domain-containing protein, whose translation is MQGEQLKKALEGYITQMPALPTSVSKILEICNNPETSPSDLNKVISLDPVLMGRVLKLINSAYYGLNQEITSLVRAIIMLGINTVKNLALSTAILGTISGRNSNQAINMEGFWRHSLTVGVTAKLIAKKRGIDKKKLEEYFISGLLHDIGKIPLNNKAATEYIMTLSYSDRNNVSLHDAEEEVLNLNHQTIGVMVAQNWRLSDAIVDVIKNHHSYSNYSGNNKDILYTVVLSNYFANIMEIGFSGNRYPEKPSDVIYTHLGLTWNHLEDMDDIVEQEIEKAQIFLKLIS